TGCTGCTGGTGCTGGGCTTCGTGCTCCAGGGCTGGAATCTGCGCTCCGACGCCCTGCGCCGCTGGTCGCGCAGGCTGTTTCCGGCCGGCATCGCCATCGTCGTCCTGGGGATCGTGCTCGCCGTGACGGAGATCCGGCCGGACCCGATGGTCGTCCCGGAGCCGCGCCTGCTGTTCACCTTCGAGAAGACCTATCTGACACCGGCGCGCCTTCTGCATTTTCTGGGGGTATTGTTAGCGTTTGCACCTGTTTACGCATTGCTGGCCCCCAGAATTGGCCGCATCGTCGGTTACCTGAGTCAGCTGGGCCGGAATTCCCTGGCTGTTTTCTCGATGGGCTCGATTCTGAGTCTGATCGGGCAGCTCGTGCGTTTCCAGACCGGCGGCGGCTTGCTGATTGATATGCTGGTCGCCGGCTCGGGCCTCGTCGGGCTCGGGTTTACCGCATGGTTCGTCGAATGGCGCACCCGCAGCAGGTCCTCGAGACCCCGCACGTGATCTCCGGGCGCCGGCCTGCGCCGCTGCGCGCCGCCGCGGCCCTGCGGCGGGTGCTCGCGGCCTCGATCGCCGTCGGCCTCGTCCTCCCCGCGGCCGCGGAGCAGGCCGCCGATCCCGCGGCGGCCGAGCCGGGCCTGTCGCAGGAATGCCGGGTCCCGGGCGCGCAGCTCTACACGGTGGCCAAGCTCGGCGCCGTCAAGGCCGCGCTCGCCGAGAACCGGCCGATCAAGCTGCTGGCGATCGGCGGCAGTGCGGCCCCGGGCGCCTCGGCCTCCTACCCCGCCAAGCTGGAGGCCGCGCTGGAACGCGCGCTTCCGAAGGTCGACGTGGTGATCGACCACCGCGGCTTGCCGGGCGAGATCGCCTCGGGCTCCGCGGAGCGCCTGCGCACCATGGTGGCCGAGGCGGAGCCCGATCTGGTCGTGTGGCAGGTCGGAACTCACGACGCCATCGCCCGCGTCGACGCCGAGGCCTTCGAGAGCGCCCTCAGCGAGGCGGTCGCCTGGATCCGCTCGCACGGGATCGACGTGGTTCTGGTCGACCCGATCTACACCGCCAGCATGGCGGCGGATGCGGATTACAACCGCATCGTCGATGCGGTCCGGGTCGTCGCCACCCGGCAGCAGGTGCCGCTGGTGCGTCGGTACGAGGCGCTCCACTACCTGTCGAGCCGCAGCGACCGGGGCGAGGGGCACATGCTCGGGCGACAGTTCCGGCTCAACGATCTCGGCCTGCGCTGCATGGCCGAGCACGTGGCCCTGACGATCGCCACCTCGCTGACGCGCACGGAGACGCCGCGGGAACCGACGGCCGATCCCGCCGCACCGCCCTTAACCGGGTCGCAACGCGCACCGGGTTAGATCCGACAACCAGAGGTCGGCGCTCCGCCGCCCGCAGGTCCGGCGCGGAGCGCGTAGTGTCAGCCACGGCCCTCCCGGCTCTCGCGCTCAGGCGCCTCAACGCCCTGCGCGGCGGGCCGCAGCGGGCCGCGCTCACGGTCTTCGCGATCCGCGTCGGCTCCGCGGGGTTCGCCTACGGCTCGCAGGTGCTGGCCGCGCGGCTGATGGGCTGGGACGCCTACGGGATCTTCGCCTCCGTCTGGGTCTGGACCGCGATGCTCGGCCATACTCTGACACTCGGCCTGTCTCAGGGCGCCTGCCGGTTCGTGCCGGGCAACCAAGCGCAGGGCGATTTCGACCTCGCCCGCGGCTACATCCGGGCCGGCGCGTTGATGACCGGCGGGGCGGCGCTGGCCGTCGCAGGCCTGGGCGCGGCGCTGCTCGCCCTGGAACCCGAGCTCTTCGCGCCGGCCTACCGGGCCCCGATCGCGGTCGCGATCTGCGTGATGCCGCTCTTCGCGCTGCAGGACTATCTCGAAGGCGTGGCCCGCAGCCAGAACTGGGTCGGGCTCGCCATCGCGCCGCCCTACCTCCTTCGCCAGACCCTGATGATGGCCTGCACGCTCGGCGCCGTGCTGCTCGGGGCGCCGCCGCGCGCCGAGGTCGCGATGGCCTGCATGCTGGCGGCGGCGGCGGCGGCGACGGCGCTGCAGGCCGCCCTGCTGGCCGCCCGCCTACGCCGGGAGCTGCCGCGGGGTCCGCACCGCTACCGCTGGCGGACCTGGCTCGGCACCAGCCTGCCGATCGCCGCGATCGATCTCGCCAATGCCGGCTTCACCTTCGTGGACGTGATCGTGCTCGGGGCCCTCGTGAGCCCGGCCGAGGTCGGGATCTACTTCGCGGCGACGCGGATCCAGCAATTCGTCGTGTTCGTGCACTTCGCCGTCAGCGCCGCGACGCTCCAGCGCTACAGCGCGGCCCAGGCGCAGGCCAACCGCTTCCTCCTCGCCGAACTGGTCCGGCGCCAGGGCCGGGTCACCGCCGCCGCGACCGTGGCTGTCGGGGGCGCCATCCTGGCCGCGAGCCCGCTGCTCCTGGCGATGTTCGGCTCCGGCCTCGGGGCAAGCGTGCCGATCTTGTGCATCCTGGTGGCCGGCAGCGTCGGGGCGAGCCTCTTCGGCCCCGGCGAGGATCTCCTGACCATGCTGGGGGGTGAGCGGCTCTGTGCCGGGATCACCGCGGGATCCCTCGTCGCCGCCGCGGGGCTGTGCGTGGCGCTGGTTCCGGCTTTCGGCACCCTCGGCGCCGCGGTCGCGGTCGCACTCGCGACGGTCGGCCGGGCCGCCCTCCTGGCCCGCGTGGCCGGGCGAATCCACGGGCTGCCGACGCCCGTCTGGTCCGCAGGAACAGCCCGATGAGCGCGATGCCGCTGGGGAGCCGGGACGAGATCCGGCCACTCGTCCGCGTCGGCGACGCGCCCGCGGCCGACACTT
The sequence above is drawn from the Methylobacterium mesophilicum SR1.6/6 genome and encodes:
- a CDS encoding SGNH/GDSL hydrolase family protein produces the protein MAHPQQVLETPHVISGRRPAPLRAAAALRRVLAASIAVGLVLPAAAEQAADPAAAEPGLSQECRVPGAQLYTVAKLGAVKAALAENRPIKLLAIGGSAAPGASASYPAKLEAALERALPKVDVVIDHRGLPGEIASGSAERLRTMVAEAEPDLVVWQVGTHDAIARVDAEAFESALSEAVAWIRSHGIDVVLVDPIYTASMAADADYNRIVDAVRVVATRQQVPLVRRYEALHYLSSRSDRGEGHMLGRQFRLNDLGLRCMAEHVALTIATSLTRTETPREPTADPAAPPLTGSQRAPG
- a CDS encoding lipopolysaccharide biosynthesis protein is translated as MSATALPALALRRLNALRGGPQRAALTVFAIRVGSAGFAYGSQVLAARLMGWDAYGIFASVWVWTAMLGHTLTLGLSQGACRFVPGNQAQGDFDLARGYIRAGALMTGGAALAVAGLGAALLALEPELFAPAYRAPIAVAICVMPLFALQDYLEGVARSQNWVGLAIAPPYLLRQTLMMACTLGAVLLGAPPRAEVAMACMLAAAAAATALQAALLAARLRRELPRGPHRYRWRTWLGTSLPIAAIDLANAGFTFVDVIVLGALVSPAEVGIYFAATRIQQFVVFVHFAVSAATLQRYSAAQAQANRFLLAELVRRQGRVTAAATVAVGGAILAASPLLLAMFGSGLGASVPILCILVAGSVGASLFGPGEDLLTMLGGERLCAGITAGSLVAAAGLCVALVPAFGTLGAAVAVALATVGRAALLARVAGRIHGLPTPVWSAGTAR